A genome region from Ralstonia solanacearum K60 includes the following:
- the nudB gene encoding dihydroneopterin triphosphate diphosphatase: protein MPHKIPVSVLVVIYTPDLRVLVMERTDPPGFWQSVTGSCDTLDEPLAETARREVLEETGIDTAQHRLADWGHRIEYEIYPRWRHRYAPGVTRNTEHWFGLLVGGEVLVRLSPREHLQAEWLPYREAAARCFSRSNGEAILQLPERLAEAAALAKDRA, encoded by the coding sequence ATGCCGCACAAGATTCCCGTTTCCGTCCTCGTCGTCATCTATACGCCTGATCTCCGGGTGCTGGTGATGGAACGGACGGATCCCCCGGGCTTCTGGCAATCCGTCACCGGCAGTTGCGACACCCTGGACGAGCCCCTGGCCGAGACCGCGCGCCGCGAGGTGCTGGAGGAGACCGGCATCGATACGGCGCAGCACCGGCTCGCCGACTGGGGCCATCGCATCGAATACGAGATCTACCCGCGTTGGCGGCACCGCTACGCGCCGGGCGTCACGCGCAACACCGAGCATTGGTTCGGCCTGCTGGTCGGCGGCGAGGTGCTGGTGCGGCTGTCGCCGCGCGAGCATCTGCAGGCCGAGTGGCTGCCGTATCGCGAGGCCGCCGCGCGGTGCTTTTCGCGCAGCAACGGCGAGGCGATCCTGCAGTTGCCCGAGCGCCTGGCAGAGGCCGCCGCATTGGCAAAGGACCGGGCCTGA
- the aspS gene encoding aspartate--tRNA ligase, with amino-acid sequence MCVAVLAARFAENHNMQMRTQYCGQVTEQLLGQSVTLSGWAHRRRDHGGVIFIDLRDREGLVQVVCDPDRPEMFKVAEGVRNEFCLQVKGIVRARPEGTTNPNLASGKVEVLCHELTVLNASVTPPFQLDDDNLSETTRLTHRVLDLRRPQMQYNLRLRYKVAMEVRKYLDDKGFIDIETPMLTKSTPEGARDYLVPSRVNAGQFFALPQSPQLFKQMLMVSGFDRYYQITKCFRDEDLRADRQPEFTQIDCETSFLGEQEIRDLFEEMIRTVFKNTMSVELDATFPVMEFREAMARFGSDKPDLRVKLEFTDVTDVMKDVDFKVFSNPANAEGGRVVALRVPGGGTLSRGDIDAYTKFVEIYGAKGLAWIKVNEVAKGRDGLQSPIVKNLHDAAIAEILKRSGAQDGDILFFGADRAKVVNDAMGALRLKIGHSEFGKSTGLFDDAWKPLWVVDFPMFEYDEEDARWVAMHHPFTSPKDEHLEYLETDPGKCIAKAYDMVLNGWEIGGGSVRIFQEEVQSKVFRALKIGEEEARAKFGFLLDALQYGAPPHGGIAFGLDRIVTMMAGADSIRDVIAFPKTQRAQDLLTQAPSPVDEKQLRELHIRLRAAESKVAAPAAATA; translated from the coding sequence ATGTGCGTCGCTGTATTGGCGGCGCGCTTCGCGGAAAACCACAACATGCAAATGCGTACTCAATACTGCGGTCAGGTCACCGAACAACTGCTTGGCCAGAGCGTCACCCTGTCGGGCTGGGCGCATCGCCGGCGTGACCACGGCGGCGTGATCTTCATCGACCTGCGCGACCGCGAAGGCCTGGTGCAGGTGGTGTGCGATCCGGACCGTCCGGAGATGTTCAAGGTGGCCGAAGGCGTGCGCAACGAGTTCTGCCTGCAGGTCAAGGGCATCGTGCGTGCGCGTCCGGAAGGCACTACCAACCCGAACCTCGCCAGCGGCAAGGTCGAGGTGCTGTGCCACGAGTTGACGGTGCTCAACGCCTCCGTCACGCCGCCGTTCCAGCTCGACGACGACAACCTGTCGGAAACCACGCGCCTGACGCACCGCGTGCTGGATCTGCGCCGTCCGCAGATGCAGTACAACCTGCGCCTGCGCTACAAGGTGGCGATGGAAGTGCGCAAGTACCTGGACGACAAGGGCTTCATCGACATCGAAACGCCGATGCTGACCAAGAGCACGCCGGAAGGCGCGCGCGACTACCTAGTGCCGTCGCGCGTGAACGCCGGCCAGTTCTTCGCGCTGCCGCAGTCGCCGCAGCTGTTCAAGCAGATGCTGATGGTGTCGGGCTTCGACCGCTACTACCAGATCACCAAGTGCTTCCGCGACGAAGACCTGCGCGCCGATCGCCAGCCTGAATTCACCCAGATCGACTGCGAAACGTCGTTCCTGGGCGAGCAGGAAATCCGCGACCTGTTCGAAGAGATGATCCGCACGGTGTTCAAGAACACCATGTCGGTCGAGCTCGATGCCACGTTCCCGGTGATGGAGTTCCGCGAGGCCATGGCCCGCTTCGGCTCCGACAAGCCGGACCTGCGCGTCAAGTTGGAATTCACCGACGTGACCGACGTGATGAAGGACGTCGACTTCAAGGTCTTCTCCAACCCGGCCAACGCCGAAGGCGGCCGCGTGGTGGCCCTGCGCGTGCCGGGCGGCGGCACCCTGTCGCGCGGCGACATCGATGCCTACACCAAGTTCGTCGAGATCTACGGTGCCAAGGGCCTGGCCTGGATCAAGGTCAACGAAGTGGCCAAGGGCCGCGACGGCCTGCAGTCGCCGATCGTCAAGAACCTGCACGATGCGGCCATCGCCGAGATCCTCAAGCGCAGCGGCGCGCAGGATGGCGACATCCTGTTCTTCGGCGCCGACCGCGCCAAGGTGGTCAACGATGCCATGGGCGCGCTGCGCCTGAAGATCGGCCACTCCGAATTCGGCAAGAGCACCGGCCTGTTCGACGACGCCTGGAAGCCGCTGTGGGTGGTCGACTTCCCGATGTTCGAGTACGACGAGGAAGACGCGCGCTGGGTGGCCATGCACCATCCGTTCACCAGCCCGAAGGACGAGCACCTGGAGTATCTCGAGACCGATCCGGGCAAGTGCATCGCCAAGGCCTACGACATGGTGCTCAACGGCTGGGAAATCGGCGGCGGCTCGGTGCGGATCTTCCAGGAGGAAGTGCAGAGCAAGGTGTTCCGCGCCCTGAAGATCGGCGAGGAAGAGGCACGTGCCAAGTTCGGCTTCCTGCTGGACGCGCTGCAGTACGGCGCGCCTCCGCATGGCGGCATCGCTTTCGGCCTGGACCGCATCGTCACGATGATGGCCGGCGCCGATTCGATCCGCGACGTGATCGCGTTCCCGAAGACGCAGCGTGCGCAGGACCTGCTCACGCAGGCGCCGAGTCCGGTCGACGAGAAGCAGTTGCGCGAACTGCACATCCGCCTGCGCGCCGCGGAATCCAAGGTCGCCGCGCCGGCAGCGGCCACGGCCTGA
- a CDS encoding DUF502 domain-containing protein codes for MNKKTSALKTWFLTGLLVLVPLAITVWVLSLIIGTMDQSLALLPAAWQPDRLFGMRVPGLGAILTLLFILIVGVLAHNFIGQKLVLWWEALLGRIPVVGPIYSSVKQVSDTLLSSNGNAFRKALLVQYPREGSWTIAFLTGRPGGDVENHLQGEYVSVYVPTTPNPTSGFFLMMPKADTIELDMTVDAALKYIVSMGVVAPESLPRRMDPPEPSPESEDRSPAHVPRGPSNPQALPDGGGAVSAP; via the coding sequence ATGAACAAGAAAACCAGCGCCCTCAAGACGTGGTTCCTGACCGGTCTTCTGGTGCTCGTCCCGCTCGCGATCACGGTGTGGGTGCTGTCGCTCATCATCGGCACGATGGACCAGAGCCTGGCGCTGCTGCCCGCGGCCTGGCAGCCGGACCGCCTGTTCGGCATGCGCGTCCCCGGGCTGGGCGCGATCCTGACGCTGCTGTTCATCCTGATCGTGGGCGTGCTCGCGCACAACTTCATCGGCCAGAAGCTGGTGCTGTGGTGGGAGGCGCTGCTCGGGCGCATCCCCGTGGTCGGGCCGATCTATTCGAGCGTCAAGCAGGTGTCCGACACGCTGCTGTCATCCAACGGCAATGCGTTCCGCAAGGCGCTGCTGGTGCAGTATCCGCGTGAAGGCTCGTGGACCATCGCTTTCCTGACCGGCCGCCCCGGCGGCGATGTGGAAAACCACTTGCAGGGCGAATACGTCAGCGTCTACGTGCCGACCACGCCGAACCCGACGTCCGGCTTTTTCCTGATGATGCCCAAGGCCGATACCATCGAACTGGACATGACGGTGGATGCGGCGCTCAAGTACATCGTGTCGATGGGCGTGGTGGCGCCGGAGTCGCTGCCGCGCCGCATGGACCCGCCCGAACCCTCGCCCGAATCGGAGGACCGGTCGCCGGCCCATGTGCCGCGCGGCCCCTCGAATCCGCAGGCGCTGCCCGATGGTGGCGGCGCCGTGTCCGCTCCCTGA
- a CDS encoding FmdB family zinc ribbon protein: MPIYAYQCDACGHAKDVLQKMSDAPLTDCPACGASAFKKQLTAAGFQLKGSGWYVTDFRGGSGGTSATSTAAKTDSAASASTAPAASTASDSGSASAGTAASGGCGTSCACH, translated from the coding sequence ATGCCGATCTATGCTTATCAATGCGACGCCTGCGGCCACGCCAAGGATGTGCTGCAGAAGATGAGCGACGCGCCGCTGACGGACTGCCCCGCATGCGGAGCGTCGGCGTTCAAGAAGCAACTGACCGCGGCCGGCTTCCAGCTCAAGGGCTCGGGCTGGTACGTGACGGATTTCCGCGGCGGCTCCGGCGGCACCTCGGCGACCAGCACCGCGGCCAAGACCGACAGTGCCGCCTCCGCTTCCACGGCGCCCGCCGCCTCGACCGCTTCCGACAGCGGTTCGGCTTCGGCCGGCACCGCGGCTTCGGGCGGTTGCGGCACGTCGTGCGCGTGCCACTGA
- a CDS encoding sodium:solute symporter family protein yields MLIWFVIIYWVISVGIGLWAALRVRNTADFAVAGRGLPFYVVTATVFATWFGSETVLGIPAVFLKEGLHGVVADPFGSSLCLILVGLFFARPLYRMNLLTIGDFYRNRFGRVAEVLTTLCIVVSYLGWVAAQIKALGLVFYTVSDGALSQQTGMLIGAASVLVYTLFGGMWSVAVTDFIQMIIIVIGMMYIGWEVSGQAGGVATVMAHASAAGKFSFWPAFNPIEVIGFVTAWITMMLGSIPQQDVFQRVTSSRTERIAGTASVLGGVLYFLFAFIPMFLAYSATLIDPQMVAKYINTDSQLILPKLVLEHAPLVAQVMFFGALLSAIKSCASATLLAPSVTFAENVLRPLLPRMDDKRFLRVMQAVVLVFTALVTLFALNSHLSIFHMVENAYKVTLVAAFVPLAFGLFWKRATRQGGLLAIVLGLTVWIWCEAFFPEAMFPPQLVGLLASLGAMVLGSLGPQWIRDRVPATEPVTQA; encoded by the coding sequence ATGCTGATTTGGTTCGTCATTATTTACTGGGTGATTTCGGTCGGCATCGGCCTGTGGGCGGCGCTGCGTGTGCGCAATACGGCCGACTTCGCGGTGGCTGGCCGTGGCCTGCCGTTCTACGTCGTCACCGCCACGGTGTTCGCGACGTGGTTCGGTTCCGAGACGGTGCTCGGTATCCCCGCGGTCTTCCTCAAGGAGGGCCTGCACGGCGTGGTGGCCGATCCGTTCGGGTCGTCGCTGTGCCTGATCCTGGTGGGCCTGTTCTTCGCCCGGCCGCTGTACCGGATGAACCTGCTGACCATCGGCGACTTCTACCGCAACCGCTTCGGCCGCGTGGCCGAGGTGCTGACCACGCTGTGCATCGTGGTGTCCTACCTGGGCTGGGTGGCGGCGCAGATCAAGGCGCTGGGCCTGGTGTTCTATACCGTGTCGGACGGCGCGCTGTCGCAGCAGACCGGCATGCTGATCGGCGCGGCCAGCGTGCTGGTCTATACGCTGTTCGGCGGCATGTGGTCGGTGGCCGTCACCGACTTCATCCAGATGATCATCATCGTGATCGGCATGATGTACATCGGCTGGGAAGTCTCGGGCCAGGCCGGCGGCGTGGCCACGGTGATGGCGCACGCGTCGGCGGCGGGCAAGTTCTCGTTCTGGCCGGCGTTCAACCCGATCGAGGTGATCGGGTTCGTGACGGCCTGGATCACCATGATGCTCGGCTCGATCCCGCAGCAGGACGTGTTCCAGCGGGTGACCTCGTCGCGCACGGAGCGCATCGCCGGCACGGCCTCGGTGCTGGGCGGCGTGCTGTACTTCCTGTTCGCTTTCATCCCGATGTTCCTGGCCTATTCGGCCACGCTGATCGACCCGCAGATGGTCGCCAAGTACATCAACACCGACTCGCAGCTGATCCTGCCCAAGCTGGTGCTGGAGCATGCGCCGCTCGTCGCCCAGGTGATGTTCTTTGGGGCGCTGCTGTCGGCCATCAAGAGCTGTGCGAGCGCGACGCTGCTGGCGCCGTCGGTCACCTTTGCCGAGAACGTGCTGCGCCCGCTGCTGCCGCGCATGGATGACAAGCGCTTCCTGCGCGTGATGCAGGCGGTGGTGCTGGTCTTCACGGCGCTGGTGACGCTGTTCGCGCTCAACTCGCACCTGTCGATCTTCCACATGGTGGAGAACGCCTACAAGGTGACGCTGGTCGCCGCCTTCGTGCCGCTGGCCTTCGGCCTGTTCTGGAAGCGCGCGACACGGCAGGGTGGGCTGCTGGCCATCGTCCTCGGGCTGACCGTGTGGATCTGGTGCGAGGCGTTCTTCCCCGAGGCGATGTTCCCGCCACAATTGGTCGGCCTGCTGGCCAGCCTGGGGGCGATGGTGCTCGGGTCGCTGGGTCCGCAATGGATCCGCGACCGCGTTCCGGCCACCGAGCCCGTCACACAGGCCTGA
- a CDS encoding methyltransferase domain-containing protein yields MAQPPVFTTRDAADPAFWDERFSRDHTPWDAHGVPAAFRRFCEAQPAPLATLIPGCGNAYEAGWLAERGWPVTAIDFAPSAVASAQAVLGPHAGVVELADFFQFKPRQPVQWIYERAFLCAMPRRLWADYATHVARLLSPGGVLAGFFVVVDGRGASASGPPFEITAQEQEALLSPAFERIADVPIAEDESIPVFAGRERWQVWRRRAD; encoded by the coding sequence ATGGCCCAGCCCCCCGTCTTCACCACCCGCGATGCCGCCGACCCCGCCTTCTGGGACGAGCGCTTCAGCCGCGACCACACGCCCTGGGACGCGCACGGCGTGCCGGCGGCCTTCCGCCGGTTCTGCGAAGCGCAGCCCGCGCCGCTCGCCACGCTGATCCCCGGCTGCGGCAACGCCTACGAGGCGGGCTGGCTGGCCGAGCGCGGCTGGCCAGTGACGGCCATCGACTTCGCGCCGAGTGCGGTGGCCTCCGCGCAGGCCGTGCTGGGGCCGCATGCGGGCGTGGTCGAACTGGCCGATTTCTTCCAGTTCAAGCCGCGCCAGCCGGTGCAATGGATCTACGAGCGCGCTTTCCTGTGCGCCATGCCGCGCCGACTGTGGGCGGATTACGCTACGCACGTCGCGCGGCTGTTGTCGCCGGGCGGGGTGCTGGCCGGGTTTTTCGTAGTGGTCGATGGCCGGGGCGCTTCGGCCAGCGGGCCGCCGTTCGAGATCACGGCGCAGGAGCAGGAGGCACTGCTGTCGCCGGCGTTCGAGCGGATCGCCGATGTGCCGATCGCCGAGGACGAATCGATTCCCGTGTTTGCCGGGCGCGAGCGCTGGCAGGTCTGGCGGCGGCGCGCTGACTGA
- the ubiB gene encoding ubiquinone biosynthesis regulatory protein kinase UbiB → MTRFFRLCKIVFVILYHGLDQLALSGFQSRRIRALVWVLTLGRRPTRPRGERLRLALEQLGPIFVKFGQVLSTRRDLLPPDVADELAKLQDRVPSFDPKVAAAIVERSLGKPLSALFHRFDHHPVASASIAQVHFATLRGGPDDGREVAVKVLRPGMLPVIDSDLALMRDVATWMEKLWADGKRLKPREVVAEFDKYLHDELDLMREAANASQLRRNFANSDLLLVPEVFWDWCTSEVFVMERMHGVRISHAAELREAGVDMHKLARDGVEIFFTQVFRDGFFHADMHPGNILVSVAPESFGRYIALDFGIVGALSEFDKNYLAQNFLAFFQRDYHRVALLHVESGWAPEETRVEELEGAIRACCEPYFDRPLGEISLGLVLMRLFQTSRRFNVEVQPQLVLLQKTLLNVEGLGRQLDPDLDLWKTAKPFLERWMHEQIGWRGLVDRLKIEVPQWAGMLPDFPRLAHQLLERHARDNGNTQAAALTALLAEQRRTNRLLSAALLFIGGFAVGIIATHVLAWLARH, encoded by the coding sequence ATGACGCGCTTTTTCCGGCTGTGCAAGATCGTCTTTGTCATCCTCTATCACGGGCTGGATCAGCTCGCGCTGTCGGGCTTCCAGAGCCGGCGCATCCGTGCGCTGGTGTGGGTGCTGACACTCGGCCGCAGGCCGACGCGCCCGCGCGGTGAACGCCTGCGCCTGGCGCTGGAGCAGCTTGGTCCGATCTTCGTGAAGTTCGGGCAAGTCTTGTCCACGCGTCGCGACCTGCTGCCGCCCGATGTGGCGGACGAACTGGCCAAGCTGCAGGACCGCGTGCCGTCGTTCGACCCCAAGGTCGCGGCCGCCATCGTCGAGCGGTCGCTGGGCAAGCCGCTGTCGGCGCTGTTCCATCGCTTCGACCATCATCCGGTGGCGAGCGCCTCGATCGCGCAGGTGCACTTCGCCACGTTGCGCGGCGGTCCCGACGATGGCCGCGAGGTGGCCGTGAAGGTGCTGCGCCCCGGCATGCTGCCGGTGATCGACAGCGACCTCGCGCTGATGCGCGACGTGGCCACGTGGATGGAGAAACTGTGGGCCGACGGCAAGCGCCTGAAGCCGCGCGAGGTGGTCGCCGAGTTCGACAAGTACCTGCACGACGAACTCGACCTGATGCGCGAGGCCGCCAACGCCAGCCAGCTGCGCCGCAACTTCGCCAACTCAGATCTGCTGCTGGTGCCCGAGGTGTTCTGGGACTGGTGCACCTCCGAGGTGTTCGTGATGGAGCGCATGCACGGCGTGCGCATCTCGCATGCGGCCGAGCTGCGCGAGGCCGGCGTCGACATGCACAAGCTGGCGCGCGACGGCGTGGAGATCTTCTTCACGCAGGTCTTCCGCGACGGCTTCTTCCACGCCGACATGCATCCCGGCAACATCCTGGTGAGCGTGGCGCCCGAGTCCTTCGGCCGTTATATCGCGCTGGATTTCGGCATCGTCGGGGCGCTGTCGGAGTTCGACAAGAATTACCTGGCGCAGAATTTCCTGGCGTTCTTCCAGCGTGACTATCACCGCGTGGCGTTGCTGCACGTCGAATCCGGCTGGGCGCCCGAGGAGACCCGCGTGGAGGAGCTCGAAGGCGCCATCCGTGCCTGCTGCGAGCCGTATTTCGACCGCCCGCTCGGCGAGATTTCGCTGGGCCTGGTGCTGATGCGGCTGTTCCAGACCTCGCGTCGTTTCAACGTGGAAGTGCAGCCGCAACTGGTGCTGCTGCAGAAGACGCTGCTCAACGTCGAAGGCCTGGGCCGCCAACTCGACCCCGACCTGGATCTGTGGAAAACCGCCAAGCCGTTCCTCGAGCGCTGGATGCACGAGCAGATCGGCTGGCGCGGCCTGGTTGACCGCCTCAAGATCGAGGTGCCGCAATGGGCCGGCATGCTGCCGGACTTCCCCCGCCTGGCGCATCAGCTCCTGGAGCGCCACGCCCGCGACAACGGCAACACCCAGGCTGCCGCGCTGACCGCGCTGCTGGCCGAGCAGCGCAGAACCAACCGCTTGCTGTCGGCGGCGCTGCTGTTCATCGGCGGCTTCGCGGTCGGCATCATTGCCACGCACGTGCTGGCGTGGCTGGCCCGTCATTGA
- a CDS encoding ubiquinone biosynthesis accessory factor UbiJ has product MSSTASSSPFPVVLMQPLLLALNHLLRQEPWAQAMLRPFAGRVAHFDLAPFALSLQVDAGGLVMAPEPGVEPAVRVVVPLAAAAGDYATGGQAAVLKHVRIDGEAEFANVLSTLLRNVRWDAAEDLSRVFGDVLAQRMVRGAQSIRTEAMRTGRSLVDAVASYLTDEQPTLVRHARLAQFAADVAAARDDAARLEKRLERLERAARGMSTARAGESA; this is encoded by the coding sequence ATGTCCTCGACAGCCTCTTCGTCCCCGTTTCCCGTTGTGCTGATGCAGCCCTTGCTGCTCGCGCTCAATCACCTGCTGCGCCAGGAGCCTTGGGCGCAGGCGATGCTGCGTCCGTTCGCGGGCCGTGTCGCGCATTTCGATCTCGCGCCGTTCGCGCTGTCGCTGCAGGTGGATGCCGGTGGTCTGGTGATGGCGCCCGAGCCCGGCGTCGAGCCGGCTGTCCGGGTCGTGGTGCCGCTCGCGGCCGCTGCGGGCGATTACGCTACCGGTGGCCAGGCCGCGGTGCTCAAGCACGTGCGGATCGATGGTGAAGCCGAATTTGCCAACGTGTTGTCGACGCTGTTGCGCAACGTGCGCTGGGACGCGGCCGAAGACCTGTCGCGCGTGTTCGGCGATGTGCTTGCGCAGCGCATGGTGCGGGGCGCCCAATCGATCCGTACCGAGGCGATGCGCACCGGCCGTTCGCTGGTCGACGCGGTGGCGTCCTACCTGACCGACGAGCAGCCGACGCTGGTGCGCCATGCCCGGCTTGCGCAGTTTGCCGCGGACGTGGCGGCCGCGCGCGATGATGCGGCGCGCCTGGAGAAACGGCTGGAGCGGCTGGAACGCGCCGCGCGCGGGATGTCGACGGCACGGGCGGGCGAATCGGCATGA
- a CDS encoding Tim44 domain-containing protein, with translation MKLHWGGKLVTAALVATLALGAAMDASAKRMGSSRSIGKQSSTVTQRQQTPPTTPAPTQQQAAPSAQPSPAAPAPMPAQQPRRNWGAMLGGLAAGLGIGYLLSKFGLGAGLASLLSNLILIAIVAFVVMWIIRKLRGTRAQGPAYATGGPSLGGDREPYVPSPAAPAAQPAAPVAASASTGSAGNTSGLGAGAQTAAQAWSLGGPAAPVADAPAAAPVAQQPWGVPADFDTQAFLRNAKVYFIRLQAAWDTANLNDIREFTTPEMFAEIKMDLADRGTAPNKTDVVSVEAELLGIETHPTEYLASVRFSGMIREDANAPAQPFAEVWNLTKPTQGSGGWVLAGIQQLQ, from the coding sequence ATGAAATTGCATTGGGGTGGAAAACTCGTAACGGCCGCACTGGTTGCGACACTCGCGCTGGGCGCGGCCATGGATGCCAGCGCAAAGCGCATGGGCAGCAGCCGCAGTATCGGCAAGCAATCGTCCACTGTGACGCAGCGTCAGCAGACGCCGCCGACCACGCCCGCACCGACCCAGCAGCAGGCGGCGCCGTCCGCACAGCCGTCGCCGGCCGCGCCCGCGCCGATGCCGGCACAGCAGCCACGCCGCAACTGGGGCGCCATGCTGGGTGGCCTGGCCGCGGGCCTGGGCATCGGCTACCTGCTGTCCAAGTTCGGACTGGGCGCCGGCCTGGCTTCGCTGCTGTCGAACCTGATCCTGATCGCCATCGTCGCCTTCGTGGTGATGTGGATCATCCGCAAGCTGCGCGGCACCCGCGCGCAGGGGCCGGCGTACGCCACCGGCGGTCCGTCGCTCGGCGGGGACCGCGAGCCCTATGTGCCGTCGCCTGCCGCACCCGCAGCGCAGCCGGCCGCACCGGTGGCGGCATCGGCCAGCACGGGCAGCGCGGGCAACACCTCGGGCCTGGGCGCCGGCGCGCAGACCGCCGCGCAAGCCTGGAGCCTTGGCGGCCCGGCCGCACCGGTGGCCGACGCGCCGGCTGCGGCACCGGTTGCGCAACAGCCCTGGGGCGTGCCGGCCGATTTCGACACGCAGGCCTTCCTGCGCAACGCCAAGGTCTATTTCATCCGGCTGCAGGCCGCGTGGGATACCGCCAACCTGAACGACATCCGCGAGTTCACCACGCCGGAGATGTTCGCCGAAATCAAGATGGACCTGGCGGACCGCGGCACCGCGCCCAACAAGACCGATGTGGTATCGGTGGAGGCCGAACTGCTCGGCATCGAGACGCACCCGACCGAATACCTGGCCAGCGTGCGCTTCTCGGGCATGATCCGCGAAGACGCGAACGCGCCGGCGCAGCCGTTCGCCGAGGTATGGAACCTGACCAAGCCGACGCAGGGCAGCGGCGGCTGGGTGCTGGCCGGTATCCAACAACTGCAGTAA
- the ubiE gene encoding bifunctional demethylmenaquinone methyltransferase/2-methoxy-6-polyprenyl-1,4-benzoquinol methylase UbiE codes for MSQTHFGFQQVDEREKAGKVAGVFHSVASRYDVMNDLMSGGLHRLWKMFTIAQAAVRPGYKVLDIAGGTGDLAKAFARQAGPTGEVWLTDINESMLRVGRDRLLDAGVLTPTCLCDAEHIPFPNAYFDVVTVAFGLRNMTHKDRALAEMRRVVKPGGKVMVLEFSKVWQPLERAYDVYSFKVLPWLGSKVAGDAESYRYLAESIRMHPDQETLKQMMEQAGLDSVEYFNLTAGVVALHVGRRL; via the coding sequence ATGAGCCAAACCCACTTCGGATTCCAGCAGGTCGACGAGCGCGAGAAGGCCGGCAAGGTCGCCGGCGTGTTCCATTCCGTCGCCAGCCGGTACGACGTGATGAACGACCTGATGTCCGGCGGCCTGCACCGGCTGTGGAAGATGTTCACCATTGCCCAGGCCGCCGTGCGTCCGGGCTATAAGGTGCTCGATATCGCCGGCGGCACCGGCGATCTGGCCAAGGCCTTCGCGCGCCAGGCCGGCCCCACCGGCGAGGTGTGGCTGACCGACATCAACGAATCGATGCTGCGCGTGGGCCGCGACCGGCTGCTCGATGCCGGCGTACTCACGCCCACCTGCCTGTGCGATGCCGAGCACATTCCCTTTCCGAACGCTTACTTCGATGTGGTGACAGTTGCGTTCGGCTTGCGCAACATGACGCACAAGGATCGTGCGCTGGCCGAGATGCGCCGCGTGGTCAAGCCGGGCGGCAAGGTGATGGTGCTGGAGTTCTCCAAGGTGTGGCAGCCGCTGGAGCGGGCCTATGACGTGTACTCGTTCAAGGTGCTGCCCTGGCTCGGCAGCAAGGTCGCCGGCGATGCCGAGAGCTACCGCTACCTGGCCGAGTCCATCCGCATGCACCCGGATCAGGAAACGCTCAAGCAGATGATGGAACAGGCCGGACTGGACTCGGTCGAATACTTCAATCTGACGGCGGGCGTTGTCGCGCTGCACGTCGGCCGGCGTCTCTGA
- a CDS encoding gamma-butyrobetaine hydroxylase-like domain-containing protein, protein MAGLTADTPHPTGITVHTQSRVLEIAFSDGQQFRLPFEYLRVLSPSAEVQGHGPGQEVLQTGKREVGIVGVEPVGNYAIRPLFSDGHDSGIYDWAYLYRLGVEQGALWQAYLDRLAAAGLDRDAPMTPGAGHACGHGRH, encoded by the coding sequence ATGGCCGGACTCACCGCCGACACCCCGCATCCGACCGGCATCACCGTGCACACGCAATCGCGCGTGCTGGAGATCGCCTTCTCCGATGGCCAGCAGTTCCGCCTGCCGTTCGAATACCTGCGCGTGCTGTCGCCGTCAGCCGAAGTGCAGGGGCACGGGCCGGGGCAAGAGGTGCTGCAGACCGGCAAGCGGGAGGTCGGCATCGTCGGCGTGGAGCCCGTCGGCAATTACGCGATCCGTCCGCTGTTCTCCGACGGCCACGATTCCGGCATCTATGACTGGGCCTACCTGTACCGCCTCGGCGTCGAGCAGGGCGCGCTGTGGCAGGCCTATCTCGACCGCCTCGCCGCCGCGGGCCTGGACCGCGACGCACCGATGACGCCCGGCGCCGGCCACGCCTGCGGCCACGGCCGCCACTGA